ACTCCCGATACGATCTATTTTATTTTTTTGTCTCATTTACTTTCTTTAATTGATACTGTGTCTCATTTTGACTTTAAGGTAATTTATTAGCTGTCAAGAAAAAGTCAAGAAATAAATTATAGAAAAATTGTCTAATTATTTTTTAGTAATTATGTCTCGGATTAGAAGTTTTTTCGAGATAGTTTCTTTAAATAAGAGGTCTTGGATTCTTAATTAATCGAAAGGAATCACAGATACTCTAATAATCTTTTTTGATAAATATTGTCACTTTTGTTTGTTTAATTATGACATACTATTGTCGTAATAATTCTGTTAAATTCATGGTCAAAAAGGAGGTTCAGAATGTGTAATGTAATTGAAACCAGAAAATGTTATTTATATGTTTTAAACACTATGGCAGATTGGGAAATTGGATATATTACAGCAGAGTTGAAAAGTGGTAGATTTCTTTTAAATAATGAAAAATTTGAAATTATACCTATTAGTAGTAAGCTTGAATCTATTGAAACTATGGGCGGAATAGTTATCGAACCGGTCGAAACCATCATTAATGTAGAGTTTAGACAAAATGATTTGCTTATTTTACCAGGTTCTGATACTTGGATGGATGAAAATAATAATCAAGTTTTGGATATGATTCCGGATCTTCTGAAAAGGAATGTAATTGTAGCTGCAATATGTGGAGCTACAATTGCTCTTGCTAAGAAAGGAATTTTGGAAAATCTGAAGCACACGAGTAATGATAAAAATTTTCTAAAGATGATGTGTCCTGACTATGCCGGAGAAAGTTTTTATATCGAAGAACCAGCGATTACTGATGGAAATCTTATAACAGCTTCAGGTTTAGCACCTTTAGAATTTAGTTATCAAATTTTGCAGAAATTAAACGTCATGAAAAAAGACACTTTATATGCTTGGTATCAGCTTAATCTAACAAAAAAGTCAAAGTGGTTTTTTAGTCTATTAGAATCGATGAAATAGTTAAATTCTATATTTGAGTAATTTTAACTTTATTTTTTTCCTTGACAAAACAAACCGCTCTCCTGTACATTTGTGTCTAATTGAGAGACAAAGAAAAATGAATAATTTCAGTCCTAACAATACAATGATGATGAATATGATGGCCATGTCTATGGCTATGCGTAGCCTTACCACGATGTACTGTAAAGGATGTTGCACTTGATGCGATAGTTAAAATAAATTTAAAAAGCCTTCGACAGTACATCGAAGGCTTTTTTTTTACTGTAAAATTAAAATTTGGGAGTAATAATGGGAAAATTTCAAACACAGGCAATTCATGAAGGGTATGATGGAGACCCTACAACTGGTTCTGTAGCGATACCAGTTTATCAAACGGCATCCTACAAATTTAGAAACAGTGATCATGCAGCTTCTCTTTTTAATCTTGAAGACACAGGTAATATCTACACCAGAATAACTAATCCAACTATCGATATACTTGAAAAAAGATTAGCATCTCTGGAAAAAGGAAAAAATGCTCTGGCTTTTTCGTCTGGTTCTGCGGCAATAACAGCTGTATTTTTAACAATTTTAAAATCTGGTGATAGAATTCTATCATCATCTCATCTCTATGGTGGAACATATAATCTGTTTAGTGTTTTCTTTAAAAGACTTGGAATAGAAACTGATTTTGCAGATGCCGGAAACTTTGATTCATTCATTTCCCTTTTTCACGAAAATACTAAAGCAATATATCTTGAAACTATTGGAAACCCAAGTTTGTCCGTTCCTGATTTTGAGAAATATTCTCAATTTGCCAGAGAGAAAAAAATACCGTTAATTGTGGACAATACTGTAGCTTCACCAGTTCTCTGTAATCCAATAGAACATGGAGCGAATATAGTTGTTCACTCA
Above is a window of Candidatus Delongbacteria bacterium DNA encoding:
- a CDS encoding glutamine amidotransferase; the protein is MCNVIETRKCYLYVLNTMADWEIGYITAELKSGRFLLNNEKFEIIPISSKLESIETMGGIVIEPVETIINVEFRQNDLLILPGSDTWMDENNNQVLDMIPDLLKRNVIVAAICGATIALAKKGILENLKHTSNDKNFLKMMCPDYAGESFYIEEPAITDGNLITASGLAPLEFSYQILQKLNVMKKDTLYAWYQLNLTKKSKWFFSLLESMK